One window from the genome of Amycolatopsis sp. NBC_01480 encodes:
- a CDS encoding DUF4380 domain-containing protein, whose product MVSVHWLDNGVLRLGVVPALGGRLLSLRHKGTELLWRNPALLDADLQPLDGRPPQPNSGRMGDWVNYGGDKTWPAPQGWDHDGQWPGPPDPVLDSGQYTVSETEGGLAMTSGAEPRTGLRFTRALTLGTGASYTLRLTAENVSTRPVRWALWNVTQLPGGGTVTAGLAGRRDPAVVELVAGAGTPEYTVDGDRLVVPPQDVVGKLGVPDTAGWVSCGVGGASLTLSFDIDPGAEYPDEDSPLEVWLEHPLPAPLASLGDLDPPARIVELEVLGPLTTLAPGASTALTITGTVSVDT is encoded by the coding sequence GTGGTGAGCGTCCATTGGCTGGACAACGGCGTGCTGCGGCTTGGCGTGGTTCCCGCGTTGGGTGGGCGACTGTTGTCGTTGCGCCACAAGGGAACCGAACTCCTGTGGCGCAACCCCGCGCTGCTGGACGCGGACCTGCAGCCACTCGACGGCCGTCCGCCACAGCCCAACTCCGGCCGGATGGGCGACTGGGTCAACTACGGCGGCGACAAGACCTGGCCCGCGCCGCAGGGCTGGGACCACGACGGCCAGTGGCCCGGCCCGCCCGACCCGGTGCTGGACTCCGGCCAGTACACCGTCTCGGAAACCGAAGGCGGCCTGGCGATGACCAGCGGCGCCGAGCCGCGCACCGGGCTGCGGTTCACGCGCGCGCTCACCCTCGGCACCGGCGCGTCGTACACCCTGCGGCTCACCGCGGAGAACGTCTCGACACGGCCCGTGCGCTGGGCATTGTGGAACGTCACGCAGCTGCCCGGCGGTGGCACCGTGACCGCCGGGCTGGCGGGCCGGCGGGACCCCGCCGTGGTGGAGCTCGTGGCGGGCGCCGGCACTCCCGAGTACACAGTGGACGGTGACCGGCTGGTGGTGCCGCCGCAGGACGTCGTCGGCAAGCTCGGGGTGCCGGACACCGCGGGCTGGGTGAGCTGCGGCGTCGGCGGGGCCTCGCTCACGCTCTCGTTCGACATCGACCCCGGGGCGGAGTACCCGGACGAGGACTCGCCGTTGGAGGTCTGGCTCGAGCACCCGCTGCCCGCGCCGCTGGCCTCGCTCGGCGACCTCGACCCGCCGGCGCGGATCGTCGAGCTGGAGGTGCTCGGGCCGCTCACCACGCTGGCCCCCGGAGCCTCGACGGCGCTGACGATCACCGGCACTGTGAGCGTCGACACCTGA
- the purB gene encoding adenylosuccinate lyase, with protein sequence MTDKPRIPNVLAARYASPELVQLWSPERKVVLERELWLAVLRAQAELGVEVPEGVLADYERVIDQVDLESIAARERVTRHDVKARIEEFNALAGHEHVHKGMTSRDLTENVEQLQQLRSLELMRTRVAAVLARLAALAVEHADLVMAGRSHNVAAQATTLGKRFASAADELLVAFARLDNLIDRYPLRGIKGPVGTSQDMLDLLGDKSTLDDLESRIAAHLGFRNHFVSVGQVYPRSLDFDVLSTVVQLAAAPSSLAKTIRLMAGNELVTEGFKPGQVGSSAMPHKMNTRSCERVNGLAVVLRGFLSMIGELAGDQWNEGDVSDSVVRRVALPDAFFALDGLLETFLTVLNEFGAFPAVVERELDRYLPFLATTKVLMASVRQGVGRESAHEAIKENAVAVALAMRERGAENDLLDRLAADERIPLDRGDLDKLLADRVSFTGVAPQQVEEVARRVEAVLERFPEASGYAPQPIL encoded by the coding sequence GTGACGGACAAGCCCCGAATTCCGAACGTGCTCGCCGCCCGCTACGCCTCGCCCGAGCTGGTCCAGCTGTGGTCGCCCGAGCGCAAAGTCGTGCTGGAGCGGGAGCTGTGGCTCGCCGTGCTCCGCGCGCAGGCCGAGCTGGGCGTCGAAGTGCCCGAAGGCGTGCTCGCCGACTACGAGCGCGTGATCGACCAGGTCGACCTCGAGTCGATCGCCGCGCGCGAGCGCGTCACGCGCCACGACGTGAAGGCACGCATCGAGGAGTTCAACGCGCTGGCCGGCCACGAGCACGTGCACAAGGGCATGACCTCGCGCGACCTGACGGAGAACGTCGAGCAGCTGCAGCAGCTCCGTTCGCTGGAGCTGATGCGCACGCGCGTCGCCGCGGTGCTGGCCCGGCTCGCCGCGCTGGCCGTGGAGCACGCCGACCTGGTGATGGCCGGCCGTTCGCACAACGTCGCCGCCCAGGCCACCACGCTCGGCAAGCGGTTCGCCAGCGCGGCCGACGAGCTGCTGGTCGCGTTCGCCCGGCTCGACAACCTGATCGACCGCTACCCGCTGCGCGGGATCAAGGGACCGGTCGGCACCTCGCAGGACATGCTCGACCTGCTCGGCGACAAGTCCACTTTGGACGACCTGGAGTCGCGGATCGCCGCGCACCTGGGCTTCCGGAACCACTTCGTCAGCGTCGGCCAGGTCTACCCGCGCTCGCTGGACTTCGACGTGCTGTCCACTGTGGTCCAGCTCGCCGCGGCGCCGTCCAGCCTGGCCAAGACGATCCGGCTGATGGCCGGCAACGAGCTGGTCACCGAGGGCTTCAAGCCCGGCCAGGTCGGCTCGTCCGCCATGCCGCACAAGATGAACACCCGCTCGTGCGAGCGCGTGAACGGCCTCGCCGTGGTGCTGCGCGGGTTCCTGTCGATGATCGGCGAGCTGGCCGGCGACCAGTGGAACGAGGGCGACGTCTCCGACTCGGTCGTGCGCCGCGTCGCGCTGCCGGACGCGTTCTTCGCGCTCGACGGGCTGCTGGAGACCTTCCTCACGGTGCTGAACGAATTCGGCGCCTTCCCCGCCGTGGTCGAGCGTGAGCTGGATCGCTACCTGCCGTTCCTCGCCACCACGAAGGTGCTGATGGCGTCGGTGCGCCAGGGCGTCGGGCGTGAGTCGGCGCACGAGGCGATCAAGGAGAACGCCGTGGCCGTGGCGCTGGCGATGCGCGAGCGCGGCGCGGAAAACGACCTGCTCGACCGCCTCGCCGCCGACGAGCGCATCCCGCTCGACCGCGGTGACCTCGACAAACTGCTCGCCGACCGGGTCTCCTTCACCGGCGTGGCCCCGCAGCAGGTCGAGGAGGTCGCCCGCCGCGTCGAGGCCGTGCTGGAGCGTTTCCCGGAGGCCTCGGGTTACGCGCCGCAGCCGATCCTGTGA
- a CDS encoding amino acid ABC transporter permease — MDQFLNTFLNWDYIWQVFPDLLKTGLVNTLILAITSFVIGTALAVPLAIMGLSTKRWLRWPARVYTDIFRGLPAILTILVIGQGLGTLARPIVGTSPYPLGILALSLIAAAYIGEIFRSGIQSVEKGQLEASRALGMSYSRAMLLVVIPQGVRRVLPALVNQFISVVKDTPLVYFLGFATDQRELFRIGQDLTANTGNQSPLVAAGLVYLVITVPLTHLVNFIDKRLQTGRKVQTAPDDGGEPALVSGGKVAP; from the coding sequence GTGGACCAGTTCCTCAACACGTTCCTCAACTGGGACTACATCTGGCAGGTCTTCCCCGACCTGCTGAAGACCGGCCTGGTCAACACGCTGATCCTGGCCATCACCTCGTTCGTGATCGGCACCGCGCTGGCCGTGCCGCTGGCCATCATGGGGCTGTCCACGAAACGATGGCTGCGCTGGCCGGCGCGGGTGTACACGGACATCTTCCGCGGGCTGCCCGCGATCCTGACCATCCTGGTGATCGGCCAGGGCCTCGGCACGCTCGCGCGGCCGATCGTCGGCACCAGCCCGTACCCGCTGGGCATCCTGGCGCTGAGCCTGATCGCCGCCGCGTACATCGGCGAGATCTTCCGGTCCGGCATCCAGAGCGTCGAGAAGGGACAGCTGGAGGCCAGCCGCGCGCTCGGCATGAGCTACAGCCGGGCGATGCTGCTGGTGGTCATCCCGCAGGGCGTCCGGCGGGTGCTGCCCGCGCTGGTCAACCAGTTCATCTCGGTGGTCAAGGACACCCCGCTGGTGTACTTCCTCGGGTTCGCGACCGACCAGCGCGAGCTGTTCCGGATCGGCCAGGACCTGACGGCCAACACCGGCAACCAGTCGCCGCTGGTCGCCGCCGGCCTCGTGTACCTGGTGATCACCGTGCCGCTCACGCACCTGGTGAACTTCATCGACAAGCGCCTGCAGACCGGCCGGAAGGTACAGACCGCGCCCGACGACGGCGGTGAGCCGGCCCTGGTGTCCGGCGGAAAGGTGGCCCCGTGA
- the dgoD gene encoding galactonate dehydratase: MKITGIETFLVAPRWLFLKVSTDEGISGWGEPVVEGRAGTVRAAVHELSELIIGQDPLRIEDHWQVLRRGGFYRGGPVLSSALAGIDHALWDIAGKVREAPVHELLGGPVRDRVRVYSWVGGDRPSGIFDAVSAQVEAGFTAVKMNVAGPLAAIASPAEANAALARAREAREALGPERDLAIDFHGRVSPAMARRLVRMLEEVQPMFVEEPVLPETQGGALASVVAASTVPIAVGERLYSRWEFKPALDAGVAVVQPDPSHAGGISELRRIAALAEVYGAGLAPHCPLGPISLAASLQVAFATPNFLIQEQSVGMHYHDGLEPLRYLIDSSLFRFTDGYAARPTGPGLGIEVDEEAVRRAAEIGHAWRSPVWRLEDGGLAEW, translated from the coding sequence GTGAAGATCACCGGGATCGAGACGTTCCTCGTCGCGCCGCGCTGGCTGTTCCTCAAGGTCAGCACCGACGAGGGCATCTCCGGCTGGGGCGAGCCCGTGGTCGAGGGCCGCGCCGGGACGGTGCGCGCGGCCGTGCACGAGCTGTCCGAGCTGATCATCGGGCAGGATCCGCTGCGCATCGAGGACCACTGGCAGGTGCTGCGCCGCGGCGGCTTCTACCGCGGCGGGCCGGTGCTCTCCAGCGCGCTCGCCGGCATCGACCACGCCCTGTGGGACATCGCGGGCAAGGTCCGCGAGGCCCCAGTGCACGAGCTGCTCGGCGGGCCCGTGCGTGACCGCGTGCGGGTGTACTCATGGGTGGGCGGCGACCGTCCTTCGGGCATCTTCGACGCGGTGTCCGCGCAGGTGGAGGCCGGGTTCACCGCGGTGAAGATGAACGTCGCGGGTCCGCTCGCGGCGATCGCGTCGCCGGCCGAGGCGAACGCCGCGCTGGCCCGCGCGCGCGAGGCACGGGAGGCGCTCGGCCCCGAGCGAGACCTGGCCATCGACTTCCACGGCCGGGTCTCGCCCGCCATGGCGCGGCGGCTGGTGCGGATGCTCGAAGAGGTCCAGCCGATGTTCGTCGAAGAGCCGGTGCTGCCGGAGACCCAGGGCGGCGCGCTCGCGTCCGTCGTCGCCGCTTCGACGGTCCCCATCGCGGTCGGCGAACGGCTCTACTCGCGCTGGGAGTTCAAGCCGGCGCTCGACGCGGGCGTCGCGGTGGTCCAGCCGGACCCGTCGCACGCGGGCGGCATCTCGGAGCTGCGCCGGATCGCCGCGCTCGCGGAGGTCTACGGCGCCGGCCTCGCGCCGCATTGCCCGCTGGGGCCGATCTCGCTGGCCGCCTCGCTGCAGGTCGCGTTCGCGACGCCGAACTTCCTGATCCAGGAACAGAGCGTCGGCATGCACTACCACGACGGCCTGGAGCCGCTGCGGTACCTGATCGACTCCTCGCTGTTCCGCTTCACCGACGGCTACGCGGCGCGCCCGACCGGCCCCGGCCTCGGCATCGAGGTCGACGAGGAGGCCGTCCGCCGCGCCGCCGAGATCGGCCACGCCTGGCGCTCCCCGGTCTGGCGCCTCGAAGACGGCGGCCTCGCCGAGTGGTGA
- a CDS encoding ABC transporter substrate-binding protein: protein MRRALSAAVAAALLAALTACGSNTDSTLRVGTLSDAPPNVYLDKGQFTGFDNELLRAIAAKENLKLEFASTDFSALLGQVASGRYDIGSSAIAQTEERKKTVDFSAAYDFETMSIQAKQGTPITGEQALAGKRVAVIQATVGDNWLTTKVPAAQAVRFPDYASALAALKTGAVDAYILDQSIAEKNVAANPGLVVVQSFTTDVPHGFAVKKGDTQLLGKLNDGLSQVIKDGTWLKLHRQFLPTAPVPAGFGS, encoded by the coding sequence ATGCGCCGCGCACTCTCCGCCGCGGTCGCCGCGGCCCTGCTCGCCGCCCTCACCGCGTGCGGCTCGAACACCGACAGCACCCTGCGCGTCGGCACCCTGAGCGACGCCCCGCCGAACGTCTACCTCGACAAGGGCCAGTTCACCGGCTTCGACAACGAGCTGCTGCGGGCCATCGCCGCCAAGGAGAACCTGAAGCTCGAGTTCGCCTCCACCGACTTCTCCGCCCTGCTCGGGCAGGTCGCCTCCGGCCGGTACGACATCGGCAGCTCGGCCATCGCGCAGACCGAAGAGCGCAAGAAAACGGTGGACTTCTCCGCGGCGTACGACTTCGAGACGATGAGCATCCAGGCCAAGCAGGGCACGCCGATCACCGGTGAGCAGGCGCTGGCGGGCAAGCGGGTCGCGGTGATCCAGGCGACCGTCGGGGACAACTGGCTGACCACGAAGGTCCCCGCCGCGCAGGCGGTGCGCTTCCCGGATTACGCGTCCGCGCTCGCCGCGCTGAAGACCGGCGCCGTCGACGCGTACATCCTCGACCAGAGCATCGCCGAGAAGAACGTCGCCGCGAACCCCGGGCTGGTGGTGGTGCAGAGCTTCACCACCGACGTCCCGCACGGGTTCGCCGTGAAGAAGGGCGACACCCAGCTGCTCGGGAAGCTGAACGACGGTCTGTCCCAGGTGATCAAGGACGGAACCTGGCTTAAGCTGCACCGGCAGTTCCTGCCGACCGCTCCGGTGCCGGCCGGGTTCGGAAGCTGA
- a CDS encoding substrate-binding periplasmic protein — translation MRKLLSTFAVVVAAAVTLTACGSSSGAETLRVGTLTDAPPSIYVDNGRFTGYDNELLRDIAKREGFQVEFVGTEFAGLLGQVASGQLDIGSSTISATAARKKTVAFSNGYDTSYTTVVTKKGANLTGPGSFAGKRIGAVQGSVQDEFAGKLAGAQVVRFPDYNAGFAQLRTGGLDGWVVPKDIGQKYLDQNPAVPLEFGYTVLDKDTPSSYAVAKSNKELLNKLNDGLAKAVADGTVARLHAQFFKEAPVAKELSQGGAGLPVTNL, via the coding sequence ATGAGAAAGCTCCTCAGCACCTTTGCCGTAGTGGTCGCCGCCGCTGTCACGCTCACCGCGTGCGGCTCGTCTTCGGGCGCCGAAACGTTGCGCGTCGGCACCCTCACGGACGCGCCGCCGAGCATCTACGTCGACAACGGCCGCTTCACCGGTTACGACAACGAGCTGCTGCGGGACATCGCCAAGCGCGAGGGATTCCAGGTCGAATTCGTCGGCACCGAGTTCGCCGGCCTGCTCGGCCAGGTCGCGAGCGGGCAGCTCGACATCGGCAGCTCGACGATTTCCGCGACCGCCGCGCGCAAGAAGACCGTGGCGTTCTCAAATGGTTACGACACCAGCTACACCACCGTCGTGACGAAAAAAGGCGCCAATCTGACCGGGCCCGGCTCCTTCGCGGGCAAGCGGATCGGCGCCGTCCAGGGCTCTGTGCAGGACGAGTTCGCGGGCAAGCTGGCCGGCGCGCAGGTGGTGCGCTTCCCGGACTACAACGCCGGATTCGCCCAGCTGAGGACCGGCGGGCTCGACGGCTGGGTGGTGCCGAAGGACATCGGCCAGAAGTACCTGGACCAGAACCCGGCCGTGCCGCTCGAGTTCGGCTACACGGTGCTGGACAAGGACACCCCTTCGTCGTACGCCGTCGCGAAGTCGAACAAGGAGCTGCTGAACAAGCTGAACGACGGCCTCGCGAAGGCCGTCGCGGACGGGACCGTCGCGCGCCTGCACGCCCAGTTCTTCAAGGAGGCTCCGGTCGCGAAGGAGCTTTCCCAGGGCGGGGCCGGCCTTCCGGTGACGAACCTCTGA
- a CDS encoding ABC transporter substrate-binding protein: MKRTMATAVTAALIATLTACGGGSSGGDTLRVGTLSDSRPNAYQENGQFTGFDNELLRDIAAKEGLKLEFVSVDFSALLGQVASGTFDIGSAAIAQTDARKQTVAFSDPYNYQSLGIETTAAGGVTDENSLAGKRIGVVQGTVSDTWLAANAPNAVAVRFPNDAAALSALKSSGIAGAVFDQASAEDYAKKNPGLKVTKEITTNIPHGYAVKKGNNDLLAKLNDGIKKTIADGSWQKVHQQFEPNAPVPADFKAGQ, encoded by the coding sequence ATGAAGAGGACGATGGCCACCGCCGTCACCGCCGCGTTGATCGCCACGCTCACCGCGTGCGGCGGCGGCAGCAGCGGCGGGGACACGCTGCGCGTCGGCACGCTGAGCGACTCCCGGCCCAACGCCTACCAGGAGAACGGCCAGTTCACCGGCTTCGACAACGAGCTGCTCCGGGACATCGCGGCCAAGGAGGGCCTGAAGCTGGAGTTCGTCTCCGTCGACTTCTCCGCGCTGCTCGGGCAGGTCGCCAGCGGGACGTTCGACATCGGCAGCGCGGCGATCGCGCAGACCGACGCGCGCAAGCAGACGGTGGCCTTCTCCGACCCGTACAACTACCAGTCACTCGGCATCGAGACCACCGCTGCCGGCGGCGTCACCGACGAGAACTCGTTGGCGGGCAAGCGGATCGGCGTGGTGCAGGGCACCGTCTCCGACACCTGGCTCGCGGCCAACGCCCCGAACGCGGTGGCGGTCCGGTTCCCGAACGACGCGGCGGCGCTGAGCGCGCTCAAGTCGTCCGGCATCGCGGGCGCGGTGTTCGACCAGGCCTCGGCCGAGGACTACGCGAAGAAGAACCCGGGCCTGAAGGTCACCAAGGAGATCACCACCAACATCCCGCACGGGTACGCGGTGAAGAAGGGCAACAACGACCTGCTGGCCAAGCTGAACGACGGCATCAAGAAGACCATCGCCGACGGCAGCTGGCAGAAGGTGCACCAGCAGTTCGAGCCGAACGCGCCGGTGCCCGCGGACTTCAAGGCAGGGCAGTAA
- a CDS encoding amino acid ABC transporter ATP-binding protein, whose amino-acid sequence MTTAAQVRSSSVELRDIHVSFGTLEVLRGVDLKVESGKTTCVIGPSGSGKSTLLRCVNRLQEPASGDLLLDGESVIHSDPDALRQRVGMVFQHFNLFGHRTVLDNIVLPLRSVRRLSKEDAVEIARARLAEVGLADKAPYRPSALSGGQQQRVAIARALAMDPEVMLFDEATSALDPELVKGVLNLMAGLASRGLTLIVVTHEMGFARNVADEVAFMDAGRIVEQGTPDAIFDAPQSPRLQQFLSQVL is encoded by the coding sequence GTGACCACGGCGGCGCAGGTGCGTTCCTCCAGCGTGGAGCTGCGCGACATCCACGTCAGCTTCGGCACGCTCGAAGTGCTGCGCGGGGTGGACCTCAAGGTCGAGAGCGGGAAGACGACGTGTGTGATCGGGCCGTCCGGCTCGGGCAAGTCGACCTTGCTCCGCTGCGTCAACCGGCTCCAGGAGCCCGCCAGCGGCGACCTGCTGCTCGACGGCGAGAGCGTGATCCACTCGGACCCGGACGCCCTGCGCCAGCGCGTCGGCATGGTGTTCCAGCACTTCAACCTGTTCGGCCACCGGACGGTGCTGGACAACATCGTGCTGCCGCTGCGCAGCGTCCGCCGGCTGTCCAAAGAGGACGCCGTGGAGATCGCCCGCGCGCGGCTGGCTGAGGTCGGCCTCGCGGACAAGGCACCGTACCGGCCGTCCGCGCTGTCCGGCGGCCAGCAGCAGCGCGTCGCCATCGCGCGGGCGCTGGCGATGGACCCCGAGGTGATGCTCTTCGACGAGGCGACCAGCGCGTTGGACCCGGAGCTGGTCAAGGGCGTGCTGAACCTGATGGCGGGCCTGGCTTCGCGCGGCCTGACCCTGATCGTGGTGACGCACGAGATGGGCTTCGCGCGCAACGTCGCCGACGAGGTCGCCTTCATGGACGCGGGCCGCATCGTCGAGCAGGGCACCCCGGACGCGATCTTCGACGCGCCGCAGAGCCCGCGGCTGCAGCAGTTCCTTTCGCAGGTGCTTTAG